CGCCAAAACGTCGAGCTTGCTCAAACGCCCGTTCCGATTCCGCATAGGCCAGACGTTGCATCGCGACAATGCCGCGCAGGAGCCACCCCTCCCCGTGAGAAGGTTCATGCTCAAGCAGTGCCGCCAGATGATGGTCGGCGTCCTGAAATGCTCCGGTCTCCAATGCCCGTTTCGCTAAACCGATCCTCGCGTAGGGGCATTCCTCTATGCTCAGTATGCGTTTCCAAAATGGAATGGCTAACGTTGGTTGCGCGACTCCGGTACAGAGCAATGCGCCCCAACGCAGAATCCAGGGATCGGACGGCCACTCCTGGACTCGCCGCAAGTAACCGGCGACGGCATCACAGTCCTGCCGCATCCCCGCACGCTGAATATCCGCCAGCATCGATCGCTGAGCCGTAGTTTGCGCGTCGGCAATCACGTCCAGTCTGTAGCTCAGCATCCCGTCCTTGATGTAGCTATGGACCGCATAGCCGTCTTCAAAATGCAGAAGATCTTCGTCGGCCAGCCACCAACAGGCTCCCCAGCGCTCCTGCAGCCGGCGACTATTGTCCTGCTCGTGGGCTTTGCGTCCAGGGGTTTTGCTTTCCAGATGATACAGCACGCTTTGGGGTTGATAGACGACCTTCCAGTCCAGTTTCCTGATTTTGAGACAGAGGTCGACGTCCTCAAAACCATTTCGATAGCCTTCGTCGAATCCACCTGCCTGCTCGAACACATTGCGACGGACAAGCATGCAGGCCGCCGTGACACATTGCATCTCGCGCCGGCGCGACACGCAGGCTGCTTGGGCGTTGCCGCCACGATAGAGATGGTATGGCAGGAACCATTCCCTCGAGAATGCGACACCGGCATGTTGAATCGTACCGTCTTCGTACAACAGTTTGCTTCCCACCACCGCCACGTCGGAATGGGTCTTCACCTCCTCGACGAGCGCACTGAGCCAGCCGGTCTGTGGAATCGTGTCGTTGTTCAGGAAGACGAGGTACTCGCCCTTGGCTGCCTGGGCGCCCTGGTTACAAGCCTTGGCAAACCCGAGGTTCTCGTCGTTGGTGATAATTCTCACGTCGCCGCCAAGGCCGGAGAGAAACGCCGGAGTTCCGTCCGTCGAGTGATTGTCCACCACGATGACTTCGTAGGAGACGCCTTGAGTGACCTCCGCCAAAGCGGTCAAACACTGCGTGGTGAGCGCCAGGTTGTTCCACACCGGGATGATGATGGAACAATCGAACGTCTTGGCCTGCGCGCCAGATCGCATGCCCTCCAGTTTTTTCTGCTGAGCTTCAAGGACGCCGGCAATCCGCTCCGCATAGGGCCGGTATTTTTTGTAGATAATCTCCGTCGTGCGGCGATATGTGTCAGATGTGCTGCTCGTCATCGAGGACCCGTCACGGCGCCAGGTGAATGCCGCCGTGATCTTCTGAATATGCAGAAACGGGTGTACTGTTGCCATTCGAATCCAGAGATCCCAATCTTCGTGAGCGAAGAGCGATTCGTCGAAGACGCCGGTTTGCTCAAGGCAACGTTTCTCATGCATCACACACAGGACCGGGAAATAATTGCTGATCAACAGGTCGATACAATTGAAGTCACGGGAGTACGGCAGGTCGCGTCCGACGGCAACGTAGTGATCGCCCTGTCGCTCCTCATGGATCCGCCAGGCATCCGTATAGGCAATTTTATGCTGACCATCCCTGAGCGCGGTGACCAAGGTCTCTAGGTGTTCCGGAAAGTAAGTGTCGTCGTCATCGAGGTAGGCGATATAGGTGCCTTTAGCGACCCGCAACCCCGTATTCCGAGCCGCCGCAAGTCCACGGTTGCGATCGTGACGTATCGTCGTGATACGACCGTCAGTGTTGAGCGGCGCGACCACCTCGCTCACATCGAGCGTGCCGTCGTTGACGACGATGATTTCAAAATCGTGAAATGTTTGTCCAAGAATGCTCAGCAGCGCCGTACGAAGGCGATCCGGTCGATCGCAGGTCGGCACAATGACTGTCACGGCCGGCGCAGAGTCGAAGGGCAGTGCCGATACTGCTCCCTGCTTGTTCGGCGCCTGCCAGACGGAGACTTGGTAAAATGGGATTAGCTTACGAGATTCGTAGTCGGACGGCATCGGTGCCGGGAGAAACCGAAAATTCGGCAGTTCAATACAGACACGGTTGCGTCCGCGACAGGTGAACAGATTTCCGGCGAAGAGCCGGCTGACGTCGTCTTCCGACAACCAATCTTCGACGGGTTGGTTCGGCGGGGCGATCTTCTGCCACAGGTCAAATACTTCCCGGCGTGGTGTCGTGATAATCACATGACCTTGTGGCTTGATCAAGCGACGAAGCACTCGCACAAATTCCGCTTGTTCCGGCCGCGGAACATGTTCGATGACTTCAGAGCTCAGGACGACGTCGAAGGGTGTGAAAGCCGGTTCTCGCAATAGCGTGTCGGCCGTTCCCGAGTAAAAGCGTACATGTGGGAACAGCTTGCGTGCATAGGCCACCACACCGCTCACCGGTTCGACTCCTGTGCAGTCACCGTAACCGGAGGCGAGGTTTGCCAGCCATCCCCTTCCGCATCCCAGATCCAAAATGCGAAGACGTTCTGAATTGCCATGCTTCGATCGCTCGCGAACGAGATGTTCAAGAATCGACGCGATTTTCACCCAGCGGGCCGTTTCATCGTTGTTCGGCTCAGGCGTCGACCATTCCGGGTTTCGAATGAAGAGGTCTTCATAATATCCATCGTCGTGCTCATGTTCGGTTGGCATGACCGGTCCGGAGGCAGCCACGTGTGACGGCGTGATCTGGGCCGCCATCGGCTTTGGAGCCGTCTCATCTTTCTGGACGGCAGAATGTGCCAGACGGTGAAAGGTGGCCAATAACTCATCGTCGCCATGAATGGCATACGTTCGATCAAGCTGCTGCTTCTGCTCCACCGTGATCTGTGATAACAGGCGCGCAGCCTGTGCACGCTGTGCCTCGCTGAATAGATCAGGGTGGTGAAATGTGAGGTGCGCCTGTACGAGCGCCATGTTCGAGTGCACTTGGGCCACCATTGATCCGGCTCTATTCCGATACTGAAACAAAGGCTTTTCGATGTGAAAAGAGCGGAATCCTCGTTTGGCCGCAGCAAGCCAAAAATTCCAGTCCTCGGCGCCGATATACATTGCGCGAGAGTATCCCCCCACGGCCTGCCAGACCTCTCGCCGGTAGAGTGAACAATAGTCATGCACGTTTCCCTGCAGGAGATTGGATACGTTCGAGATGCCTTTGCGATGAATATGGGATGTCACGCCGAAATTCTGTTCATCCACATACACGATGGAGACGTCGGGCTGTTGCTGCAGCACGGCAGCGGTGTCTTTGAGAAAGTCGGGGTGCAGACGATCGTCGGCGTCCAATGGAAGGATATAGCGCCCCTGTGCTTCCCGTATGCCGGCGTTTCGCGCGTCCGCTAATCCACCATTTGCTTTTCGAATCACTCGGAGACGTTTGTTGGGATATCGGGCGACCAATTGTGCGGCGATGATGGGGGTGTTGTCGGGGCTCCCGTCATCGACGATAAGGCATTCCCAATTGTCATAGGTCTGTGCGATCACGCTCTCCACGGCATCGGAAAGAAAATGCGCTTGCTGGAAACAAGGAATGATGATGGAAATGACTGGGGGCGATAGGGGGGACACTGCATCGCCTCCTGTCGCGGGCCGACTCGCGACATCTACGTGTGTTGCCGTCATCGTGCGGTCATGAGCCGGCGCCGGAGCAGTATGCCCTACGTGATCGGCATGGAACGAAGGTTCTGTGCCTGAGGTCATCCATTCGAGCATCTGCCCGATGCGTACTTCAGCGGTATGATGGCTCCTGACCTTACGGTTGGCGTTCGTCGCCAGCTGCAAGGCAAAGTCTCGATCATCCTGCACCCGGGTAATGTGCGATGCGAGAACGCTCGGATCATCTTGATTGAACAACAAGATGTCCTTGCTGTCCTCGAAAAGAGAGCGATTCCGTGGACGGTTGGGGATGTCCCAGGATATGACCGGCCTTCCAACGGCCATGGCTTCAAGCACACGGCCACCATAGCATTTCGCGAATCCGGGCAGGTTGATGATACAGGCCCAGCGCGTGAGTTCTTGCATCCATTGCGTACACTCTGCCAGACGAATCTGCCGGAGTTCCGACAGATAGTGAGGCAGGAAGGCTTCCACCTCGGCCGGTGTCTTTTTCAGCACCTGCGCCGCTCGGGCTTGGAGCCGGTCGAATGCGCGATGAATGTCCGTCGTTTGTGAGCCTGGCGAGATCAGTCGGCCTTTCAATGCTGGATGCTCCAGCCAAGCGCGGCGATGGCCATAGAGAGTGCCATGAAATGCTGCGACATGATTCTCAGCTTGGGATGTCGGAGGGAGCATGAATCGCTCTGGAACGAACGTGGGACACCACGTGGCTTTCGCAATCCCCTTCTTTACAAGCGCGTCTGAATCCAGTTCGTCACAGGTCAACACGTGGGTCAGGCATTGCATCTGCCGCTCTACGACGGCTGCCCGGCGGAGCGTAATGGGTGAAAATCGATGTTCCTCATCAGAATATGAGAGCGACTCCATGACATATCCGACACGTATCGGTGCGAGCGACGCGATCCATTCCAGGAAGTCTGCGTCGAAATCGTAGTGCACAAGCCAGACCCATACGAGATCGAAGCGCTTTCCTTTGCAAAGCTGCCGCGCATGCTGCAACCATGACGCGAGCGAAGGAGCCGACGGCGAAGGTGGAATTGCCGGAATGGTGTGGCATTCGAATCCGTGAGCCTCGAGTCCATCGCGCACGCCAAAATTAGCGCTATAGGTCCATGGACGAGCCATTTCCCATGTGGCAAACTCCAATTGAATGAGTAACGCCTGCGGTTTGCCTTGTGCGCTCAGGGACATGGTTGCTCCTCCTTCGAATCTCCTCGGTCACGTCTGCTCAATCTGCCAATCAACTCCCAGCCGTTTCCCGCATGTGTGCAGCGTCTGCGTTTCCATCAGCAACTAGCCGTTGGGGTTCGTGGGGTGGCCGAAATGGCCAGCCGGCGCGGGTGCCGTTTTTGACGCGGAGGCGATGGTCAACAGCGGAGCCGCGCTGCTTGAGCCGGTCGGGCCGACTCCCACGGGCTGCGCGCGCATGGCCGGTTCCTGAATGCGACCGAAGGCCCCGTCTCCCAGGCTGATGAGTTGTTCCTGCGATGCCTGTCCCGATCCTGCGAAGAGCTTTTTAGAAAGAAGCCGCGCAACACGGACCAGCATGAGCGAGCCACCAATGACTCCATGCTTTTGCAGCATGGGAATCCAACGCCAGGGGGCGGAGTAGATGCTCACGAATCCTTCGTTCTGCAGGTCGATCAGGTCATTGGGCGACAGCTCCCCCACCGTGGTGACGGCCGATCCATAGCGTCGGTATTCGGAGAAATCCTGCGTCATCAACCGGACACCCTTTTCGCCGTTCACCGCCAGTTTGTGAAACTCGGTTCCGGGATAGGGCACCGCGATGGCAAAGTTCGCCTGTTTGACTTCTCTGGCTTGCCGTAGGAATTTCAACGTCGCCCGGACCGTCGCCCGGGTTTCTCCCGGCAACCCGATCATCACGGAGTTCAACGCCTCGACCCCGTACGTGTTGCAGATGCCGTTCGCTTTGACGTAGTGCTCCAGCGGGACCTGCTTCTTCATCGTCCGCCGTATTTCGGGATCGACAGTTTCGAGTCCGAACGACAGACGAATGAGGCCGCTTTTGACCAATCGGGCAATGACGTCTTCCTCGACGAGATTCGCCCTGGTGCTACCCTCGAATGTAATCTGCAAGCCTTCCCGATCGATGAGGTCGCAGATCTCCAGAATGTGGTCTTTCCACAGGGTCATCACATCGTCGACGATGTAAAAGTGCCGGGTGCCGAACATCTCCACGACCTGTTTCATTTCATTCACGACTGATCGTGGGGAGCGCACACGCATCTCCGTCGTCTTCAGCGCTTCGGATGCGCAGAAGATACATTTCCAGGGACAGCCGCGCATGGTTTGAATCGATGTGAATGGCAGACGTCCGCGGAGCGTGCCGAGCTTGTACCGGGACATCGGCAGTCGATGCCGTGCAGGGATCGGCAAGGCGTCGAGATTCGTGATGTCTGCGGGTTGACCGGTCGAGACGACCTTACCGTCTCGTCGATAAATAATCCCGGCAACTGCCGACAGATCCTTGCGCTGTCCATACGCATTCAGAAATTGCGGCCAGGACTCTTCCGCCTCCCCGATGAAGGCATAGTCGAAGCAGCCCAGGAGCGCCTGCTCCTTCATGATGGTGATATGAGGGCCGCCGACAGCGATGGGAATGTCCGGTGCCAGACGTTTGATGCCCTCCGCCACAGTTTTACTGAGATGGAAAAATGGGCTTGTCGCGGTAAAGCCGATGATATCGGGCTTCATGGCGACTGCACGTTGGACCATCTCGTCCAACGGCACCTGCTCGGATTCGCCGTCGAGGATCGTGACGTTGTGCCCGTGGCGTTCGGCAATGGCGGCCAGCAGCGCGAGGTTCAGCGGCGGCCAGGTCGAATTCCGGCGGGCGAAATGGCCGAACAGTCCGTAGGCCCCGGTCCATGTGGGATACAGCAACAACACGTTCATAGATCACCTCAGGTGAGCGACGAGAGACCCATCACCAACAACCCGGCCCGGCACATTCATATGATTGATCCCTTAGGGCTGCGACTGATCCGTCCGGCGCACGACATCGGGGTATTCCGGGTTCATCCACCCTTCTGTCGGCTCGATGACCATATTGGCGCGGAATTCTTCGCGCGGCAGATAGGGATACATATCCTCAATCGGCGTCTTCCAGCCGAAGATCCTCGGCTCATAGGTGTGGAACTCGTGCATGTCCACATCGCACACGACCGGACCGTCGAACGCCAGCACCTCGTCGATCTTCGCGTCCATCTCAGCATGGTTCGCGATGGCGATGGTTTTGATGCCGTAGGCCTGGACGATCTTGAGGAAGTCCGGCGGGGTGTACCCTTTCGGTCCGCAGGCTTCCGCACGGCCCTGAAAGTTCGTCTCCTGATACGCCTTGGTGATGCCGTAGATGCGGTTATTCAGAATGAACGTTTTGACTTTGACGCCATAGTTGAGGAAGGTCTGGAGTTCCTGGGGGTTCATATTGAATCCACCGTCTCCGATTGTGCAGACGACTTGACGGGTCGGCGCGGCAAACCAGGCGCCCAT
The DNA window shown above is from Nitrospira sp. CR1.1 and carries:
- a CDS encoding radical SAM protein, coding for MNVLLLYPTWTGAYGLFGHFARRNSTWPPLNLALLAAIAERHGHNVTILDGESEQVPLDEMVQRAVAMKPDIIGFTATSPFFHLSKTVAEGIKRLAPDIPIAVGGPHITIMKEQALLGCFDYAFIGEAEESWPQFLNAYGQRKDLSAVAGIIYRRDGKVVSTGQPADITNLDALPIPARHRLPMSRYKLGTLRGRLPFTSIQTMRGCPWKCIFCASEALKTTEMRVRSPRSVVNEMKQVVEMFGTRHFYIVDDVMTLWKDHILEICDLIDREGLQITFEGSTRANLVEEDVIARLVKSGLIRLSFGLETVDPEIRRTMKKQVPLEHYVKANGICNTYGVEALNSVMIGLPGETRATVRATLKFLRQAREVKQANFAIAVPYPGTEFHKLAVNGEKGVRLMTQDFSEYRRYGSAVTTVGELSPNDLIDLQNEGFVSIYSAPWRWIPMLQKHGVIGGSLMLVRVARLLSKKLFAGSGQASQEQLISLGDGAFGRIQEPAMRAQPVGVGPTGSSSAAPLLTIASASKTAPAPAGHFGHPTNPNG
- a CDS encoding glycosyltransferase, translating into MSLSAQGKPQALLIQLEFATWEMARPWTYSANFGVRDGLEAHGFECHTIPAIPPSPSAPSLASWLQHARQLCKGKRFDLVWVWLVHYDFDADFLEWIASLAPIRVGYVMESLSYSDEEHRFSPITLRRAAVVERQMQCLTHVLTCDELDSDALVKKGIAKATWCPTFVPERFMLPPTSQAENHVAAFHGTLYGHRRAWLEHPALKGRLISPGSQTTDIHRAFDRLQARAAQVLKKTPAEVEAFLPHYLSELRQIRLAECTQWMQELTRWACIINLPGFAKCYGGRVLEAMAVGRPVISWDIPNRPRNRSLFEDSKDILLFNQDDPSVLASHITRVQDDRDFALQLATNANRKVRSHHTAEVRIGQMLEWMTSGTEPSFHADHVGHTAPAPAHDRTMTATHVDVASRPATGGDAVSPLSPPVISIIIPCFQQAHFLSDAVESVIAQTYDNWECLIVDDGSPDNTPIIAAQLVARYPNKRLRVIRKANGGLADARNAGIREAQGRYILPLDADDRLHPDFLKDTAAVLQQQPDVSIVYVDEQNFGVTSHIHRKGISNVSNLLQGNVHDYCSLYRREVWQAVGGYSRAMYIGAEDWNFWLAAAKRGFRSFHIEKPLFQYRNRAGSMVAQVHSNMALVQAHLTFHHPDLFSEAQRAQAARLLSQITVEQKQQLDRTYAIHGDDELLATFHRLAHSAVQKDETAPKPMAAQITPSHVAASGPVMPTEHEHDDGYYEDLFIRNPEWSTPEPNNDETARWVKIASILEHLVRERSKHGNSERLRILDLGCGRGWLANLASGYGDCTGVEPVSGVVAYARKLFPHVRFYSGTADTLLREPAFTPFDVVLSSEVIEHVPRPEQAEFVRVLRRLIKPQGHVIITTPRREVFDLWQKIAPPNQPVEDWLSEDDVSRLFAGNLFTCRGRNRVCIELPNFRFLPAPMPSDYESRKLIPFYQVSVWQAPNKQGAVSALPFDSAPAVTVIVPTCDRPDRLRTALLSILGQTFHDFEIIVVNDGTLDVSEVVAPLNTDGRITTIRHDRNRGLAAARNTGLRVAKGTYIAYLDDDDTYFPEHLETLVTALRDGQHKIAYTDAWRIHEERQGDHYVAVGRDLPYSRDFNCIDLLISNYFPVLCVMHEKRCLEQTGVFDESLFAHEDWDLWIRMATVHPFLHIQKITAAFTWRRDGSSMTSSTSDTYRRTTEIIYKKYRPYAERIAGVLEAQQKKLEGMRSGAQAKTFDCSIIIPVWNNLALTTQCLTALAEVTQGVSYEVIVVDNHSTDGTPAFLSGLGGDVRIITNDENLGFAKACNQGAQAAKGEYLVFLNNDTIPQTGWLSALVEEVKTHSDVAVVGSKLLYEDGTIQHAGVAFSREWFLPYHLYRGGNAQAACVSRRREMQCVTAACMLVRRNVFEQAGGFDEGYRNGFEDVDLCLKIRKLDWKVVYQPQSVLYHLESKTPGRKAHEQDNSRRLQERWGACWWLADEDLLHFEDGYAVHSYIKDGMLSYRLDVIADAQTTAQRSMLADIQRAGMRQDCDAVAGYLRRVQEWPSDPWILRWGALLCTGVAQPTLAIPFWKRILSIEECPYARIGLAKRALETGAFQDADHHLAALLEHEPSHGEGWLLRGIVAMQRLAYAESERAFEQARRFGADQRKATMGLVMALMGGNQPEAAWTEIVALCAHDPDDEECMHWLLRCGTMLQRWEALAARLSSFVARNPGNIAVRFALAGVLLRAGRRVDAQREYDWLRAMVPTFEGMDELAKQLAESERRLVPNHAA